The Coffea arabica cultivar ET-39 chromosome 6e, Coffea Arabica ET-39 HiFi, whole genome shotgun sequence genome contains the following window.
GATCTTTACCAGTTGAGGCAACTCTTATTGGCTTTATGGTTAGTCACTATTCACTCAATAATCTAAAATACAAAACTTGTCCCAATGACATAACTGAGGGAGTAttctaattttgattttgattcaaTGTCCTCAATAATGATAGTTGGAATGTTATAGACACATTATACATAACTTGATATAATGATTTTGATCCAAGGTCCACAAGACACATGTTTGTAGTTGGTTTTGAGTGCTTTGGAATCATAAATCTTCTTCGGACTCGTAATTGTATCTCAGGAAAAGTGAGCAGTTCTAGAAACTCTTCAGGAAATGATGGGACGACTTGTCCAATTTGCTATTTCTTGATTGCCTATACCAATTGGCAACATCTTCAGCACCTTTCATACCTCTTGAAAAAGTGAATGATGGACCCGCCATTgttcatttcttcatcaaaatGGACATTATTTACCATAACCAACCAAACAACAGAAGTTGTTGCCCGCGGGATAAGGAAACTATATGACGAGACGTAATTGTAAAATTGATAACTATCAACACTTTCGAGTGTTGACTACATATTTTGAAATCAAGGGCCAAATTTCGTACTAGTATTGgatgttttgtgattttttgtgTTAATTCAGTTTTCTCAATGTTGccttcaaatattttttttttattaatacaTGTTTCACTCATTATAACAGTAGAATAAAATAGATAAGActtaaaaataaagtaaaagaaatcaATATAAAAGTGAATTTCTCACtggttttaaaaaattagaTGGTGCTAGAAACTAAGAGAGCATctcaaggcaaaaaaaaaaaaaaaatagaaagggaATCACTAACATGGACATTAATATAATTTTACTCTTATTTTCTCGAGGTGGCATTTAggcattttttcctttaatttttttaacattaATGGTTCCTCAACTTTGAAaggtgatttaattatttttttgagaAGGCAAAAAAAGGTTTAAGAATTCTTTTGGGAGAAGAAAGATTTAAAGTACGTGTATCAACACGTATCCTTGGTAAGAATCTCattttattcaaattttttttttaagttttaacaacTACtaacaaagtaaaaaaaatttaaatatagcatactacaaaaataaaatgtaatagaatgaaataattattttttggctatattttgtttttgtagtcCATTGTATTTTATTTCTTACCCGGTTAAGAGTTACTGAaactttaaaaagaaaatgaattatgAAAAGTGAGAcgggaaaaaattgaaaaaaaaaaaaaaaacacacacacacacacacacacacacaccgtAATTGGAAGAGATATACGTAATGCCTGCGCAGTAAGAACTAGTGTTCCATTCTCAGTACTTATCGGATCTACATGCCGCATTATGCGCATGTTCTTCCACTATCagcaaaaaaaattaagggAACTTGGTGGTATTCTTTTTGATTGTTTCAGCCGTCTGGAATCTGAACTAAGTTCAGGCAATAATAATgaaggaacattcatggctttgcaCTTTCATCACACAGATTTCCCTCTGTTTCTGTGTTTACCTTGCATTTAACATGGGTGACAGAACTGAGAGTAGCAGCAGGCCTGTTGAGACGTACTTTATGAGTGTTGCAGGAGGTTTTAGGCCTGAAAAAGAACAGACCCTTCTTCTCAAACTGGTCAGTTTCTTGTAGTTTGCATGGCTTTTCTATTGGtaataaagaaaaatttgtGTTTTTTCATCCCTTTTCATTAGATACCGGGTTTTAAATTAGAGGTTTGGATTATTGGGTTTGAACTGTTGGTCTAATCTGTTTTATTTGGTGACTTTGAAGGTTGTTTCTTGGCTGGATTTAATTACTGCTTTGTTGTTTAGGTTATGGCCGAAAGGCATTCTTGTACAGAGATCATTTAGTTCATCTGACAGTACTAGTACTGATAGGATTTTCTCTGTAGTTTTAATATGAATGTTTGTTTATTAGCTGTTCCAATTAAAGCCATCCAATTATGCGGTGAGAGTTTTGCTTTATTGTCATCTTGCTTTTGGTGCTTGATTTGACTGGAAATTTGGATTCTCTGTAATGTTGATGCAGATGGCGAAGGTGGCAAAAGTGTACAAAGTACAATTTGTAGTGAGCATTAGTGAACTTGGAGAAAATGATCCTCTCGGCCTGAATGTAAGGCATGACTTTTTAATCGTTTAATGCACCTTTATGCTGGGTGAAACCTTTATGCTGGATTGTTCGCCCAGTTCGAAGTTACCTAGATAAGCACAATTAGGTAAAATTTGCTTGGTTAGACGTGTACATATTGAAAAAATGACAGGCAATCAATAAACTCAATACAGGAATCGGTTAACATTAGAAACTAACAATGGATATTTTCTCAGTCACCTACCTACCTGTCTCCTGCAGAAAAGATTACTGTTTTTGATATTGCTGTAAATATATGTACTAATGGTGAAACTGATTTCGTTGCTGTTGTAATAAATTCTACTTCTTCTTCAAAGTACGGTTTACTCTTGTGAGGAACGGTTGTTTGTGGTCACCTACACCTGATTTATTTGTGCCAAATAGTTTCATGAATCTGATAATTTGTGCATGGTTCATCATCTCTTGAAGTTTCCTCATATATTCCGTTCTGTAGAGCAAAATACATTTCATCTTGAACTTGTTCTTTTGAAGTATCCTTGTGGTAGCAAAATTTAGTTTTTATACCAAAAAATTACACCAGTTACATTATGGGTCTGATTGGGATCTCATCAGTTATTTAGGATCTTGTTTTACTTGGTAGTTTTAGCTATAAGCAACTAACATGCATTTCTTTCCTAACAGGCCACGTGGTATTTTCTGTCTCTAAAACTTCCCTGGTATACCATCCTTTACCATGTCTGACTTTGGCAGTTTtagttggaggttcaaatttGTTAAGAGTCCTTTTTCCCAATTTCTCTTCAGCTGCTGTAACTTGTAGGTACACAACAAAATCATTCAAAGGACAAAGACCTGGTTCCTACCTCGAGCATACAAAAGTTCAATATGGGAATACCTTGGATATTGTAATTGTGAATACAGAGTTATTTCAGGTATGAATCATGCTTAACACATGAACTTGAATATTCCCTTTCTTGCAAATAATAGTAGTCATTTAATTTTCTGATGTATCATTAAAAATCAATTGACATTGAGGATACatgtttttggtttgtttgaCTGGGAGCAGTCTGTATACTCGTAGGGTCAAGGTAAGGTTGGCAACCCTTGCCTTTTCAAATAGTGCTTTCTAGTTCTTTGAATCTACTGTTGTGTTTAAGGGGTATACATCATAGAAATCTGCAGAAGATCCTGTCTGTAATTGGTAGCCCCAGTTTCTGTGCTAGATGCATCTATACTATGAATTAGTTTCCCCATTTCAAGATTTTGCCTTCATCCCTGTTTTCAGTGAAACCATTTAAGGACATTACCTTAATTGTACAGTTTTGAGACATGGTTTTGATGCATGGTTCTGatgatgaattgaaatgaagaataaatACCATGTGCAGGAGTGCTAGATGCATGAGCCTAAATGATACTCGCATTGTGTTATTCTCTTCGGAAAATAGATTATATAAGAACCTGGAAATCTCAAAGGAAAAACCAAGTTTCCCCGTAAGATGGACATGGAAATAATCAAAGCTAAGGAGAAAGTGGCTTAAGTAGCATTTACTTTTGTCTTGCAATTGCCTGGGGATTTGGGTTTGATCTTATTCTTTCTTTACTTGAACATAATCCCATTCACTTTATACCTTCTAAACTTGTTTGGTTTTAAGGGGAGTTCAGTGTACTAATTAAAAATTCGGGTCACTATGTATAAAAGTTCAAATTCAGAAGCAAAAAGCCTACATTCAAGAGATTACATCATATGTAGGCATTGAAAATGTTCAGTTTCGGAATAAAGAGATGCCTATATATATTACACATAAGCGGTTCTCTTGCCCTCTCCAGAAGTATGCTCCACTGTAACTGCACAATCCCTGTTATTAAGCTCTTCTCATCTGTCTTATAGCCCCGCATTTATGAGTTTTGACAGGTTTCCTAGAACTAGATTTCACTTGAACCTTTTTATACCTAGGTCCCACCCTTTTGGCAGTCCTTGCCTGAGGTCATAGATCAGCTAGAGTGATCAAAGAGCTACTATGTTTTGCTGCGTACTTGAACCAGCTCATTGTTAATCCTGTAATGGTGTCCGCAACTGTTAAATGAAtatgaagagaagaagaaacatACTTCCATTTTCTAGTGGACCATTATGGTCCTTAGCTGCATACTTCACTAACTCTTTTCCCGCACTCTCCTTTTTGTTACCTCTCAGTGAATAACAAAGACATTTTTGATGGTTCATTTTAACAAACTTGAATTCTCCAGGGCCCTTCAGCTGGTGCTATGGAGCATCAGTTACTATGGCTCACGAAGACACTGGAAGAAAGCACCAGTGACTGGTAAGCTATTTATTGGAAATggacaaaaattaatttaatgTGAACAATGTTGTGGCTTATCTTCCTGAAAATAAGGTTGTCAACTTTGGAACCAATTTCAAGGGTAAATGAAAAGTAGCTTTTttcttctgaaaattttttgCAACTATTGTGTAGCTTAGTTGTATGACCATGcagtaaaagaataaaaaaccaATGGTCTAAAGCTTAGAATCTTGCACTACTTCTTAAAAAGGATTACATTTCTTCTTTCAAGGCCTGTTGCTACCATCCGTGGCAGCTTGCTGCATACTTTTTACATTCAACCCACTTTCAATTATTAACATCTTCTGGTTTGCTTTTTGGTTTTCCTATTGGGGCTAAAGGCGCATTGTTGTTGGTTTCCACCCACTGTTAGCTTGTAATGGAAGTACGGAAGCTAAAGACAATCCTCTCTGTCTTAATGAAATGTTTTTGAATCATCGAGTGGTGAGTGGTAGTTTTGGCGATCAAATTCTGTCCATAGCATTCAAATAGTAAACCTTCAAAGCAAATACCTTTTCCCCAAAATTCCTGACATCACTGAGTTCAGAGGCCAGTACTTCTCTGATGTTTCATGTATCATAAAGCTTACTCCTGAATCTCCTGAATCTTTGCACATGAACTTTGTCCTAGTAGGACGCTTACCTCAGTGGCCATGCTTGTACCAAACATGTTCACAAACAGAGTGCAAAACAGCCTGGTAATGCTGATCAACCGGGCAAAGGACCTTGTCTTACTCCAATTCGTAGGATATTTGATCAAAACAAGTGAGTGCTTCATCCTTAGTTCTAATCTTCTAAGGTGATGTTTTGCCTGAAGCATTATTGATAACCATCTTCTACTGTTTTGTATCTTTTCCAGGGAAAAGGTGAATGGTTTTCTTCTACACAGAGTCAGTTCCCTAGAACTCGTGAGTGTTAACATGTTATGATTTGTCCTTTGAATAATCTAAATTTTGAACTTCTGTaaccttcaatttttttttttataacaggTAACTTATTCAATAAACTTGAAGGGGGATGTTGCACACAAGATTGAACTTCAACAAAGTGGTAGAGAAGTCATGTGATGTACTCAAAGACCTTATAATCATCCCAAAGCCTTGGTGCTTGTTTTGCTCTACCTTTTTCTTCTGTATAGATTTTcaattattttcataattttaaaTACCATGTATTTGATCTCTTTCTGAGTTTCTGGCTTAACAGTAACAATCTTTGTTTTGGTTCCTGAGGTACTATATTAGGCCCTGCAATTAAAGCATACTGAGTGGTACATTTGCTGGAGTTGTTTCTTGTACCCTTAATGAGAGGCTTGTTATTCTTGCTTCTGGTCGTTGTGGATAAGGTCAGGAAATACACATCCTTTCCACTACCAATTGATATGCTAAAAGTCTTCCCTTTCCAAGATATGCAACCATGAGCAAGTCATTCCTTCCAAGATAAAGTTTTGGGCACTCCTATTAACATGACCTTACAGAAAACTGCTGAATAATATGGGTAAAATTTTTGCATGTTGCCCCCCTATATATCAAATAACTTTGAAGAATCTTGATTTACAAATCATGTGAATGAACATTCTTTATTCGGAACTGTAGAGAGAGAGAATTTTCATGTAGTTGCCCTTTTGTTTTCTAGTCAAGTCCTACAAATTTATTCACTAGTAAGTTGTTAGATTCTAAAGTTGTCATGGCATTATCATTCAGATGGGATTAGAAACTGGGCTGTACAGTCTTCCAGTCGCTTTATTTTTCTATACATACATGTTAATCGCTTTGCTTCTAAGTTACTCTTGAGCCTATGTTGGTTTTGGCCGACTATAATTCTTATGTATATGAACTGTTGTACTAGGTGAGGTTTTGGTGATATAGAATAGAGCTGGTTGCCTTCCAAAGGGCCTTAGTGTGATTCTTTCTTGATCTTTTTGTGCCATGATCATAAATGTCCTACAAGTGGAATTAGTCTTTCTAGGTATTCACTTGTTGGATTGTAGAAATTGATCCTAGGGTCTCCCAATTGTCAGGTTCCATAAATTGTAGAGAAATGATCCTCAGGTCTATTGTTGGAGAAATTGATCCTAGactattttgttaaaatttgtgTTCGAGAAATTGATCATTGTCTCCTGTTGAATTTTGGAGTACTCGAACATCGAATATACTGGGGTTCTCAACTTCATAAAATTTGCCTAATCAGCAAATCGGCCAAAGATATAAAAGGAGGGATCCTGTAGAGATTATAGTCGAAGTTATTGTGTTTGGTGTTGAACAGTTGTCTAAGTTATTGGTTGTGCTCGCCTCGATTAAGCCATCTGCCAAGTGACACCCAATCCAATGTATGAAGATGGAAGGGAAGGCGGCTATGCAAGGGAGGCGAAGCAGAGATGACAACTACCTGAGATTGATCCTCAGCACATCGAGTCATGGCACTCACATTGATCCTCAGCGCACCCACGAAGAGGAAGCCTACCTTGGCATTGAAGACAATTCTTGGGATAGAGTTGAAGACAATTCTCCAGCTTCTTGGGATAGAGTGATAGACTTTTTGCCAAGAATCCGTTGGATATCAGATTACAGCTCTATGTTTTGTTACTGACAGGCGACTAAAGGAATGCATGATACTTCAATGGCCCCAACATCAGGTGCCTTAGAATATGAGAAATGGTTGAGCTGCTTTATGGGGTTTAATCTGTTTAAGAGGCATCGGCAAGGCGGTGCATTTTGCGTACCTTGGAAGCACAACATCCAGACAGGTATTCAAGCTATTCACGATGCCGTGCAGATGAAAAGAATCATACCATGTGACCGGAAAAGCATTTTCTGAGAAGAAGATGTCTCCTGCTGAGAGTGGAAAGTCATGAGATACTCAGGATTTGGAAGCCTTTGGTGAACTCACTAGTGTTACTTAGGTTCATCAATAACATCAGGTGGTTTTACTTAGAACTTTCCTCAGCATGAATTCATGCAGGATTGTTTTTCTTTGACAGTCTCAAAACATTCAGCATTGGTCTGCTGTTACTGATGATAACATTGTACTAGTTAAATATTTGATGGAAACAAATATCCAAAagaagaacttttttttttttttttttgaaccatGTGAGTGATGCGTCCTCAAGAATGAACGGATCATCAATACGATTTAACTACTCCAACTTCAATTCTCCACTTCCTCCAGATGGAGGAGCCTTAGGATTTACTTATTAATGTGCTTTAATTAGTTTGATCTAACATGTTAAAGTATTATTTGACCTTTGCAACTGTGTCCAAATTTATTGGGTGGTTCTCTGCCTTGTGTTTGAAGGAATGCCAGTTCAAATTTTCCAATAAACACCTTCTTTCTTCTGTCTAATTGAACTTTGGAAAATTTCCTAGGATTCTCACCTCAACTGTATCCTACCCTGCGTTGTACTTATAAATACAAACCCCATATAGTTTCACGTGGACAATGATCAATCAGGAACGTACTTTGGTGCTCTATTTCTGAGAGAAATCCTTCACAGAATCGAACTCATCAAAAATTCAGAAAGCCCCATCTTCTGAGTctagcacaaaaaaaaaagtagtaattCGTCTCAAACAGTTGATCAAGAAAACCAAACTTGAATCCTCTTATAAAAAGCATCCATCAAACATCTAAGATGCTGAAGGACATAAGATTGAATCTCTCATCTTCCAATCAATATTCAAGGACATTTCCTTACAATTGCAACAAATCAAAGACTAATAGCAGGAATTGCAAGAACTCTGTGGAAAGTAGTTCTGCTCAAAAGAACCAGGAATTCATCTGTGACACAAGCTACCACCATTCAAATTGTTTTGATCAGTTCTGTAAATTGCATGGGTTATCCCCATCAAAATCAACTTCCACTGATCAACCAAACGGGTCTTTTCCTTGTGGAAACAGACGGGTTCTTGAACTTGTGTGCCCTCTTTCTCGGGGAAACATCAGTGGTTGGATTGTGGTACAAGGTGCTCGCACGTACATGAACTCGGGAACACGGGGTTGTGCTCTGGAATCTTGTGATTTTTCTGGGAATTATGATGAATTAAGGAAACATGCTAGGATTCAACATCCATGGGTGAGGCCAATGGAGGCAGATGACGAGAGGCAGTCTGTTTGGGATCGTTTGGAGCAGAATGATAATAGGCAGTATGAATTTATGAATCAATACCTCTACAATGGAACTTCCACCTGAATCCATATCAAAATTACCAAATTCAGACACCTATCATGTCACCGTATGATAGGATTGCTGAAGTTCAGTACACTACAACTCTTACTTACTGAAATTTGGCAGCAGGATGTTCGTCGAAGAAGTGTTCAAGACATTGCAGCTGGAGTACAAATTGCAATTCTAGGTCATTTTATTAGCTTGTAGAGACACCCAAATATATTCTGTAAAGAATAGTTATACCTAATAACGTATTTGTATTCTGCaatcatcttttgtttttccccacTAGAGAAGGAAAGAGTGAATTAGCTAAGGCTCTCATAGGCTACCCCAGAAACATCAGGAAAACAATTTTTCCCTACATCAGTTGGTCACTTCGTCTTTGATAACATTCTTGTGGAGTGTGAAATTTGAAGCTTCAAATCTCTAaactaaactaccaaaactCTAGATATGCAAACAGAGAGACTATCATTAGCCAATATTGTTGTCCTCAATATGTCCTTAAAACGAAACCTAACAGCAAAGGACAGCAATAAAGAACAATCAGGCTCTGTCTTCTTTAAAAATGTAAATGGATTTTGCTTATTTTTCACTACATATTGACATCATCTCTCTTCTGATATACCACAGTGCAAATTATCCAAAGTGCATTTTAAAGATCCTGCAATTTTTCGAAACTGAAATTTGCTGCATTTAGTAAAATGCTACCAAAATCATGCAACACACCAGaaagggggagggggggggggctCAGGAGAGAAACAAAGCACACCTgatattcaaaattgaccagaagTTGTAGTGTCAAAGCCCAAAGTGTCCTCAGAGATGTTCATGCGATACCATTGAAGCAAACCATTATAGCAGCAGGGTAATTAAAGCAAAGCATAAGTCCATGTGTAAAACCAGTAAAATTAATATAACAAAGATCGCTGCAAAATGATTGACGAGTGAGATACGTTAGAGTCCTTAGTCTCCTAATTAAGATCTGTCCATTGAATAATCCCCTTTCAAAGTACCAATATATGGAACTCAGATGTGCTTATCTGTGCCGGAAATTGATCAGTGCATGACCAGCATCAACTTCCTAAGACCAAAATTGAAACAGAAACCGAATTATATCAAACAAATCATGGTTGACCGCAGATTCTACTTGTTGAGCCCCAAAACATATGGAAAACTAGTACCAAGACTGTAGGAGGTGGGAAAATACTCTTTTAACTGGTCTTTAGCCCTAACGAAGATGGTCACTAACATGACAAGGGCGTAAAAGTCAAAATTAATGTTTCATAACAGATAATTGCTGCATAAAATTTCTTGGTTGCTCCTGGCTTAATGACTTGATGCTTCTAGGTCCATCAATGTATTGTTTCCAATGGAATTCATCCACCAACAAATCAACATACCAGAAGACTGAAACAAAAACAATCGAGTAATTAAAAGATACAGAGAAGATACATGCAATGATCAATCAGGCTCAGATCTGTAAAAAGTGGAGGCAAAATGGAGGGAGACACCGCCATGGCTGCAAATTCCCAGTTACATATGCGGATGAGTCCTATCTCATCCCACACGCCATCTGGGTTGCCCAGCCAAGATACGGGCTCGAATTTACCTCCATGAATTTCGCCATcaataactcaagaaaggaTTTTCATCGTCACTGCCCGGAAATATACACAAACCTCAACGCCCAAATGCAAAAAGGCATCAGTAATTATGACTACACAGcagagcagcagcagcaacaacaaAGAATTAAGGTTGTGATGAAACAAGCACTGCTATCTCAGCAGATCTTTCAGAAATAATCTCCAATCCAAACAGGCCTCGTTTGATAACATTTCCAGTTTCTGATTTCTGCAAAGGGCtgttaatttctttcttttttcaaaaagaaTTGCCGAAATCATAGGCAGGAAAACAGAGAGGGCAACAACCCTTTAGAAACTCCCCAGCTCTCTGCTGCctcattcatttttccttcagTTAATGGTGGCTGCAACAGTGCAACCATCAGACTTCAATAAAAGTTCTCCAACTTTCATTTAAGCTGATTGATTGGGCAAATGACGGTTACGTCTACGGTGGAAAGTTAACTTTTCTGCCCATAGTAGGCAGAAGCAATGCAAGGAGGACAACTGTGCCATGTGGGAACGCACAAAGAAGGATATCGGGCACCACTGGAGAAAGCCGGTTGGGCCTGGATGAAAAACGTAATACATTTTAAAATCACAATAAAAGTCCTCTTAAAAATTTATTCATCATCTAATGCCCAATATTTatatttgataaattaaaatagttaattaaatattctattatAATATAAACAACTATATGTCAGTGAGTTgattgaataatattttctttttttttttttggtatttcaaCTAGTTGTCAATTAAgtttcaattgaaataaatattttataaatatttaaattattcaataaaattatcaatttaagatgaaaataaatataatacattaaattgtattattgaaatgtttgatTTAATATAAAGGAAAGCCAAGAAGAAATagcaagaaattttttaaaaattcatgtgAGCCCTCTATATTAGTAATCACCTTTACTTGTTATTATAATCACAATGCCTAACCATAACCAATTGAAACTCATATGCACAAGTCATACAACAATTTGTGTTATACTGTTTACAATTAAAGTTACTATACATATGGGTAGCATAAATTAGATACATTGAGAGCCAACTAACTTAGATACATTAACTTAGATACAACGGAGCCCGTCCCTGAGCGGTCctctcacaaaaaaaaaatgagaggaCTGCAATAGGCCACGTATAATGGGAGCAACAGCAAAGGAAAACGACGTTGTTTTAGCAAGTgagtaggaaaaaaaataaaaaaatatctgAGGGGCTAACGGGCTCCGTTAAAATACCTCAGCTGTTCCGTTCCAAAAATTCCCGCTCAAATTAATGAGGCACGACTCTtcatctgaaattttcaaatgaaatagaATTTTGGTCTCCCTCCAAAAACATATCTTGTGAACATTCATTCACAATTCCAGAGTATCAGCAAAATAATATCCCTACCCCAAATTGGGAAGTTTCAGATGAGAGGTTTTTAGAGAAAGTGTATAGTGTTGCAGAAGTAACTGTTGCGGGACAAAAATTTTTCATCAAGGCTGCAACAAGACGGAAGTTGGTGAGATCTAAAGCAGAGATAGACTCAATTGAATTGGACTAAACCCCAAAGGTAAGAATATTGCAAACTCATTGCactatttggcttgttttgcGACAGAAGAGGGATGAATTTACTTGCATGATTTTGTTTGTACAACTCGTTTAAGACAGTGTGGCATGaataatgaaattgaaattCTGGCGAAAACTCCTAAACAAGGAAATCATATGGGTAGCATAAATTAGATACATTGAGAGCCAACTTAAAGAACGTATGCACAGGGAACTTATGCATGCCAAGTGTTTGTAAATTTGACTCAATTGATGAATTAAAGTTCTCACCTTTTAAAATCTGGTTGCATAGTATACATATATCTTGGCTAAAAGAGGTTGAGTGGGGTGGCTTGCGTAGCAAAAACTATCAGGGTAGTTGATAAGTACATGTCTATCAAAATTTATAACCGCATGGCGAGAAATTTACATAACTTAGTTGTTTCTTTGAATTTGCAATTGCGTGTTGGTTCATCGGTAATGTTATCTACATGGCACATAATATGATATTAAAATTGCTATACAGATGGTTAGTAATTATGTTGACTTCATCGTAGTGTGTATGTGTTGAAATGGGCCAAACGTGTACATAATTAATGACTTATGTGCAATCTTTTTGTTGATGGAATGAGTAAGTGCAATGGTTCACATTGTGATGACTGATGTACACGTGGTAATTGACAGAAAATGCAGTTGTTGATAGCAACAAGTTGACAGAGAATGGGATTCCTAAAACAGGAATGGGGTTTGATGCAGAAGATGAGGCTTATAAATTTTACAATACATATGGTTTTGTCATGAGCTTCAACATCCAAAAAGACTACTTGAACAAGGACTAGGATGGCTTGACAACATCAAGAAGGTACACTTGTTGTAAGGTATCCCATAATACTTGTGTATGCTTACATGGTCATAAATTTATAGAAGTTAGCTTATTGTTTAAATTTGCAATTAATTATTGGCCCTTACATACTATCACGTACATACACATAATGTGAAAATGAATTTGgattaatatcagaaacctcccttgaggtttcttctaatcacatctAGCACCCcccatattttttgaaatcacacttagcaccCCTGGAATGACAACTTTGGTTTCTTGTCAACCCCTTTATTTAAAAATGGTAGTAAAAAATGAATTGTAGGAGAGAgactttatttttgtttcacTTTTACCCAAAGCCCAAAATGATTAGTGAATTTTAGAagataaaaatagaaataaataggCATATGATATTAATTTAGAAGCTGAGGGTGTAAAAGTGTAATAAAAAGAATGTTATAACTAATTATCAGAGATTTTGGCAATATAGAGATGCATAACTAATTATGGACCTGGGGCCGGAACGGTTGCACTCCGGAAGCTTGTGTGCATTTTGCACACGGTGTAACATCATTTGTACACGTTGTAACACTAGAATAACAGCGAGTAATTATACTACCTTTAACAGCAGTAACCGTCCCTG
Protein-coding sequences here:
- the LOC113695038 gene encoding uncharacterized protein; this translates as MKEHSWLCTFITQISLCFCVYLAFNMGDRTESSSRPVETYFMSVAGGFRPEKEQTLLLKLMAKVAKVYKVQFVVSISELGENDPLGLNATWYFLSLKLPWYTTKSFKGQRPGSYLEHTKVQYGNTLDIVIVNTELFQGPSAGAMEHQLLWLTKTLEESTSDWRIVVGFHPLLACNGSTEAKDNPLCLNEMFLNHRVDAYLSGHACTKHVHKQSAKQPGNADQPGKGPCLTPIRRIFDQNKEKVNGFLLHRVSSLELVTYSINLKGDVAHKIELQQSGREVM